In Rhodamnia argentea isolate NSW1041297 chromosome 11, ASM2092103v1, whole genome shotgun sequence, one genomic interval encodes:
- the LOC115736417 gene encoding histone acetyltransferase KAT6B, producing the protein MEDSFKVRVDRLFGSLSSSSATAPQSSASPFSSLWCLTDDEVERKEWNRDKGSPEPEFDLGPRGGGLELGRKRRDFREELERDLEDLDDDLAEQEEEEEEEEEPRSRGSSSQSDKPDDYNDEEWEIKSSIGRDCTLDFEEEEDRYDKLAVGREKAGDRLYMKDVTNYGICIDHDNELPTSFSDAARDPRADHMAAKIRLKEDAEAAEKIDSLHVSEENAHLVANSQVHTAEVDVNLKSILKRKDGQSDSKTQKRVRFDPESIEEASAEAEPVTMDPSRTESSVSEDAEIAPSQDFSSAVPDYVRNPSRYTHYTFDSSTDMDEKSNRQAYMDFMNMLRKSKSTEICLDDSPVDIPKSVTFIPRKRGSMATMLDNGEELKQDNEDASKEAIRRRVTPVIAAVDAEDSELCAMEEDEVEEAVDKKQSLVRSGRQYRTKARTEDDLS; encoded by the exons ATGGAAGACAGCTTCAAGGTTCGGGTGGACCGCCTGTTCGGCTCCCTGTCCTCTTCCTCCGCAACGGCGCCGCAGTCTTCTGCCTCGCCCTTTAGCTCTCTCTGGTGCCTCACCGACGACGAAGTCGAGAGGAAGGAGTGGAACCGGGACAAAGGCAGCCCGGAACCGGAATTCGACCTCGGGCCGAGAGGCGGCGGGCTCGAGCTGGGGAGAAAACGGCGGGATTTCCGGGAGGAGCTCGAGAGGGATCTCGAGGACCTCGACGACGACTTGgcggagcaggaggaggaggaggaggaggaggaggagccgcgGTCACGCGGTTCGTCGAGCCAATCTGATAAGCCGGACGATTATAACGACGAGGAGTGGGAGATTAAGTCCTCTATCGGGCGGGATTGCACTTTGGACTTTGAG GAAGAGGAGGATCGGTATGATAAATTAGCTGTTGGGAGAGAGAAGGCTGGAGACCGCTTGTATATGAAGGATGTAACGAACTATGGCATATGTATCGATCATGATAATGAGCTTCCAACTTCATTCAGCGATGCTGCTAGGGATCCACGTGCCGACCACATGGCTGCAAAAATTAGATTAAAGGAAGATGCAGAAGCAGCTGAAAAGATAGATTCTCTGCATGTCTCTGAGGAAAATGCACATTTAGTGGCTAATTCCCAAGTTCACACAGCTGAAGTTGATGTCAATCTGAAATCTATTTTGAAGAGGAAGGATGGTCAAAGTGATTCAAAGACACAAAAGCGTGTTCGGTTTGATCCTGAATCGATTGAGGAAGCATCTGCTGAAGCTGAACCTGTGACAATGGATCCTTCTAGAACAGAATCATCCGTCAGCGAAGATGCAGAAATCGCTCCTTCTCAAGATTTTTCTTCTGCTGTTCCGGATTATGTGCGAAACCCTTCCAGATATACACATTATACATTTGATTCCTCGACTGACATGGACGAAAAATCTAATCGGCAAGCCTATATGGACTTTATGAACATGTTGAGGAAGTCAAAATCCACGGAAATATGTCTGGATGATTCTCCTGTTGATATTCCTAAATCAGTCACTTTCATCCCGAGGAAAAGAGGTAGCATGGCCACAATGTTAGACAATGGTGAGGAGCTGAAGCAAGATAATGAAGATGCAAGTAAAGAGGCAATACGTAGAAGAGTAACCCCTGTTATTGCTGCTGTGGATGCCGAAGATAGTGAATTGTGTGCAatggaggaagatgaagtggaagAAGCAGTTGACAAAAAGCAGTCTTTGGTCCGATCAGGTCGGCAGTACCGGACAAAGGCTAGGACAGAGGATGATTTATCTTGA
- the LOC115736358 gene encoding protein AE7-like 1 isoform X2 yields the protein MTLGLINANPVVHAKKERVARSEDPHADDAVDPLEIYDHVRDIRDPEHPYSLEQLSVLSEESITVDEKLGRILIMFTPTIQHCSMVTVIGLCLREKLKDCFPPHFKVDIKVAPGSHADEESGDTQFIPIAF from the exons atgactctGGGACTGATCAATGCGAACCCAGTGGTTCACGCCAAGAAGGAGAGGGTCGCTCGGAGCGAAGACCCCCACGCCGACGACGCCGTCGATCCCCTCGAGATTTATG ATCATGTGAGGGACATCCGAGATCCCGAGCATCCCTATTCTCTGGAGCAGCTCAGTGTTCTCTCGGAGGAATCCATCACCGTCGATGAGAAACTCGGGCGTATCCT gatCATGTTTACTCCAACAATCCAGCACTGCAGTATGGTGACCGTCATTGGACTGTGCTTGAGAGAGAAGCTCAAAGATTGTTTCCCGCCACATTTCAAG GTTGACATCAAGGTCGCCCCAGGGTCTCATGCAGATGAAGAATCAGGTGATACTCAATTCATCCCGATTGCATTTTGA
- the LOC115736358 gene encoding protein AE7-like 1 isoform X1 has product MTLGLINANPVVHAKKERVARSEDPHADDAVDPLEIYDHVRDIRDPEHPYSLEQLSVLSEESITVDEKLGRILIMFTPTIQHCSMVTVIGLCLREKLKDCFPPHFKVDIKVAPGSHADEESVNKQLNDKERVAAALENPNLRQLVDECLYSSEL; this is encoded by the exons atgactctGGGACTGATCAATGCGAACCCAGTGGTTCACGCCAAGAAGGAGAGGGTCGCTCGGAGCGAAGACCCCCACGCCGACGACGCCGTCGATCCCCTCGAGATTTATG ATCATGTGAGGGACATCCGAGATCCCGAGCATCCCTATTCTCTGGAGCAGCTCAGTGTTCTCTCGGAGGAATCCATCACCGTCGATGAGAAACTCGGGCGTATCCT gatCATGTTTACTCCAACAATCCAGCACTGCAGTATGGTGACCGTCATTGGACTGTGCTTGAGAGAGAAGCTCAAAGATTGTTTCCCGCCACATTTCAAG GTTGACATCAAGGTCGCCCCAGGGTCTCATGCAGATGAAGAATCAG TGAATAAGCAGTTGAACGACAAGGAAAGAGTCGCTGCTGCCCTGGAGAACCCTAACCTTCGCCAACTCGTGGACGAATGCCTCTACTCCAGCGAACTTTGA
- the LOC115736355 gene encoding CRAL-TRIO domain-containing protein C23B6.04c-like, which produces MMFLWRKKTTQHHPENDSVQKDEKVSELKAELGPLSGQSLKYCTDGCLRRYLEARNWNVDKAKKMLEESLKWRSTYKPEEIRWHEVAHEGETGKVSRANFHDRFGRTVLIMRPGKQNTTSAEGNVRHLVYLIENSILNLSEGQESMSWLIDFTGWTLRTQVPVRTALDIINVLQNHYPERLAVAFLYNPPRIFEAFWKAIKYFLDPKTFEKVKFVYPKNKDSVELMTTFFDVDNLPSEFGGKATLNYDHEEFSRMMAEDDVKTAKFWGLDDKPHNPSNGHAGVEASPVLLASPTS; this is translated from the exons ATGATGTTCCTGTGGAGGAAGAAGACTACTCAACACCATCCAGAAAATGATTCTGTGCAGAAAGatgaaaag GTTAGTGAGCTCAAGGCTGAACTCGGTCCCCTATCTGGACAAAGCCTGAAATATTGCACCGATGGATGCCTGAGGAGGTATTTGGAAGCTCGAAACTGGAATGTTGATAAGGCAAAGAAAATGCTGGAAGAGTCGCTTAAGTGGCGGTCCACTTACAAACCTGAAGAAATCCGCTGG CACGAAGTTGCGCATGAGGGTGAGACTGGCAAAGTTTCTAGGGCGAACTTCCATGATCGATTCGGGAGGACTGTGCTCATCATGAGGCCTGGAAAGCAG AACACAACATCAGCAGAAGGAAATGTCCGCCATTTAGTGTATCTGATAGAAAATAGCATCCTCAACCTTTCTGAGGGTCAGGAATCAATGTCATGGTTGATTGACTTCACTGGATGGACATTGAGGACACAAGTTCCTGTCAGAACTGCTCTTGATATTATCAATGTCTTACAGAACCATTACCCAGAGAGGCTTGCGGTAGCGTTTCTGTATAATCCACCTAGAATTTTCGAGGCATTCTGGAAG GCAATCAAGTACTTCTTGGATCCAAAAACCTTTGAAAAGGTGAAGTTTGTCTACCCGAAAAACAAGGACAGCGTGGAGCTGATGACGACTTTCTTCGACGTGGATAACCTTCCGAGCGAATTCGGGGGCAAGGCCACACTGAACTATGACCACGAGGAGTTCTCGAGAATGATGGCCGAGGACGATGTTAAAACAGCCAAGTTCTGGGGCCTCGACGATAAACCGCACAATCCTTCTAATGGGCACGCGGGTGTGGAGGCTTCCCCCGTACTCCTCGCATCACCCACGAGTTGA